Part of the Cloacibacterium caeni genome is shown below.
GATAACAATCATAGCCATCTGTCATTGAGGGTTTTATTTTGTTTTCAACAAGTACTTTCTGATACACTTCTGAGCAATATTGCAATCCCCTGTCTGAGTGATGAATAAGCGGAAGATGTGTTGTTCTGTTTTTAACGGCCATTTTCAGAGCTTTGACTACATTTTCAGCATTCATATTTTCACTTAATTCGTAACCCATTATTTTTCTGCTGTAAGCATCCGTAACCAAAGATAAATAACAGACATTCGTTTTGGTTTTTATATAAGTGATATCGCTTACAAATACCTGTTCTTTTCTTTTTAGGCAAGTCGTTTTCAAAAGGTTGGGGTGTTTTCTGAGCCAGTGTTTGGAGAAAGTTGTTCTTGTATATCTTTTCTTAGGATAAATAAGCAGGTTTTCTCTTCGTAAATAATTGAACAGCGCATCTCTGCCTATTTTTATCTTTTCAAGCTTGAACTTATTTTTAAGCAAATAATAAAGTTTTCTTGTTCCTATTCTGGGCTGTTCTAAACGAATCTCCTCAACGAATTGTTTAACTTTCTCCAATTCTTTTTCCCGAACACATACTCTTTGGCGCTGCTGGTAAATGGCTTGTCTGCTTATCCCAAACAATCTGCAGATTTTGGATAAACTCAATCCTTTTTCTTGGAGTTGTCTGACTGTTTGGGCGTAAACTTTTTTCGGATCTGTGTGCCGTATTGCTTGTCGGAGATATCAATCATCATATTGAGAACTTTGGTTTTCAGTTTCTCATCAGCTAATTCTTTCTCTAATCTTTTAATCTTTTCGGCGGGTGTTTCTTTGGATTGTAACATGGTATGAATGGTGGGTTTGCTCCAATCTAAATTACCATATTTTCTGAGCCAAACCAAAACGGTGCTTCTACCTTGGATACCGTAATGTTGTTGTGCCTGTTTGTAAGTGAAT
Proteins encoded:
- a CDS encoding IS3 family transposase (programmed frameshift), which codes for MENREKTVEKRTQQDYTMAFKLGIVSRVEKGEFTYKQAQQHYGIQGRSTVLVWLRKYGNLDWSKPTIHTMLQSKETPAEKIKRLEKELADEKLKTKVLNMMIDISDKQYGTQIRKKFYAQTVRQLQEKGLSLSKICRLFGISRQAIYQQRQRVCVREKELEKVKQFVEEIRLEQPRIGTRKLYYLLKNKFKLEKIKIGRDALFNYLRRENLLIYPKKRYTRTTFSKHWLRKHPNLLKTTCLKRKEQVFVSDITYIKTKTNVCYLSLVTDAYSRKIMGYELSENMNAENVVKALKMAVKNRTTHLPLIHHSDRGLQYCSEVYQKVLVENKIKPSMTDGYDCYQNALAERINGILKQEFLIYKCKNIQDLKQMVKESIYIYNNKRPHLSLKMKTPETIHKKSGKSISSGLVF